One Paralichthys olivaceus isolate ysfri-2021 chromosome 8, ASM2471397v2, whole genome shotgun sequence genomic region harbors:
- the LOC109637811 gene encoding uncharacterized protein, with translation MNSLVGYGVSSESDSDGDVNTGGHGFVKQAADEATPVVKTRNFLLESGSASSDSGSESQPEDPEPSSSPSHPPTAAYQPTLPAPSLGSHTPNKLPPPALNACSDSSVFANPFKAQADQKLSALQKHVPLTMEAKPSQIGGKRMCVSYRRDGRCRFGIKCKFAHDSDLQTSVTAADGHLPHHTPESDEAPASEQVEPHAGGSGGVGTQKLPEEDESGGQQVKKRRVGLSNTLIPPKRAMKQYAMHRDRERINMS, from the exons ATGAACTCTCTGGTTGGTTACGGAGTGTCCTCGGAATCTGACAGCGATGGAGATGTAAACACCGGCGGGCATGG CTTCGTCAAGCAGGCGGCTGATGAGGCGACACCTGTCGTAAAGACCCGTAACTTCTTGCTGGAGTCAGGTTCAGCCTCCAGTGACTCAGGCAGCGAGTCACAACCAGAGGATCCTGAGCCTTCCTCATCCCCATCACACCCCCCCACAGCAGCCTATCAGCCCACCCTCCCTGCTCCTTCCCTGGGTTCACACACCCCGAACAAactgcctcctcctgctctaAACGCCTGCTCTGACAGCAGCGTGTTCGCCAACCCCTTCAAGGCCCAGGCAGATCAGAAGCTCAGCGCCTTGCAGAAACATGTCCCCCTGACAATGGAGGCCAAACCCTCCCAGATAGGAGGGAAAAGAATGTGCGTGTCTTACAGGAGAGATGGGAGGTGCAGGTTTGGGATCAAATGCAAGTTTGCTCATGACAGTGACCTCCAGAcctctgtcactgcagctgaCGGTCATCTTCCTCATCATACACCTGAGAGTGATGAAGCACCAGCATCAGAACAAGTTGAGCCCCATGCAGGTGGCTCTGGTGGTGTCGGGACACAGAAGCTCCCAGAGGAGGATGAGTCAGGAGGGCagcaggtgaagaagaggagggttgGACTGAGTAACACCTTGATTCCTCCTAAACGGGCTATGAAGCAGTATGCCATGCACAGGGACCGAGAGCGGATCAATATGTCCTGA
- the cntf gene encoding ciliary neurotrophic factor, whose translation MMAERRTRGMTGSVQSRTTAARATAIAEQLHHECSTLLELYRKKESFTAEETVAGGGLVSVPPLSSQLDTRDTLWRLHSALLQCRSLLERAIAKEEQELGGGKKGDYETQRKIVKDRLSLLLINTGELLKAAGGPAVLTPNLDGLELEGPSTLFELKLWVCRIFKEVEHWTKTTITTLQGLPDVISKERARRVRSTRSARM comes from the exons ATGATGGCAGAGAGGCGGACCAGAGGCATGACCGGCTCGGTTCAGAGCCGGACCACGGCGGCCCGGGCCACTGCTATAGCCGAGCAACTGCACCATGAGTGCTCCACACTGCTGGAGCTTTAT agaaagaaggagagctTCACCGCGGAGGAGACGGTGGCTGGCGGTGGCCTGGtgtctgtccctcctctctcatcGCAGCTGGACACCAGGGACACGCTCTGGCGCCTCCACTCCGCTCTGCTACAGTGCCGCAGCTTGCTGGAGAGAGCCATCGCCAAAGAGGAACAGGAGCTTGGTGGCGGGAAGAAGGGAGACTACGAGACCCAGAGGAAAATCGTGAAGGACAGGCTCTCGCTTCTCCTAATCAACACAGGAGAGCTCCTGAAGGCTGCAGGTGGCCCGGCGGTCCTCACCCCTAATTTGGACGGCCTAGAG TTAGAGGGACCGAGCACCCTGTTTGAGCTGAAGCTTTGGGTTTGTCGGATCTTCAAGGAGGTGGAGCACTGGACCAAGACGACCATCACCACCTTGCAGGGCCTCCCCGATGTCATATCCAAGGAGCGGGCGAGGAGAGTCAGGAGCACAAGGAGCGCTCGGATGTGA